TAAGAAATTAAATTTACAATTTCAACAAATTTTAGTTTTATTTAGTCAGGAGGAATTAATTCGAAGAATTTCACTCTCTAATTATAAAGAAAACTTTATATTAAAAGGTGGTTATCTTATTTATTCAATAAGTGAAAAAAGTTTTAGACCTACAATTGACTCTGATTTTTTAATCGTAAATCATCCTTTAGATATAAAAAATTTAAAAAAAGTTATGAATAATGTAATTAATCAAAAAACTCAATATGATTATGTTAAATATGAAGTCAAAAATTATGAAAGCATCACTGAGCAAATGAAGTATAATGGTATAAGAGTTAATTTAATTAGTAAGATAAAAAATACAAGAACTCATATAAATATTGATTTTGCTACTGGAGATGATTATTTAATTCCTGAATTTAAAACAAGAAACCTACGTACAATTTTAGAGGACTTCGAAAAACCAAATATTTTAACATATTCATTAGAATCAATTGTCTCAGAAAAATTAGATTCAATTCTTTATCGCATGGAACTTAACAGTAGAATGAAAGATTATTATGATATCTATTTTTTACTTAATAAATATCAATTTTCAGGAGAAAAATTAAAAATTGCAATTACAAAAACTTTAAATAATAGGAATAGAAATTATTCTAATGATTCTATTGGTTCTTTAAATAGATTGATAAATAATAGACAACTTAAAGAAAGATGGGATAATTTTTGTAGTAAAATTCTAAATGAGTATTTGAATTTTGATAAAATAATAGAAGAAATAATAATTTTTCTTAAAGCTCCATATAAAGCTTATTACAATTCTACTTCAATTGATACTTTTTGGAATCCAAACGATAAATCTTATAATTAATACTCTTTTATAAAATATTTTTCAAAAATATTAAAATAAAACCCTTTATATATCTTAATTTTAATTTAAGGGGAGATGATTTTTAACGTTTATAATTTTATATATACTCCTTAATAACTTAAATACGTGTAAATAAAACAGTTGGCAAAATAAATAGAGATAAAATTTCAGATAAAGTTATTATTGATCTGATTAAATTATAAAAAATTTGTAAAAATAATTAAAAATAGAAAGATAAATAATACACTCACTGGAATTAGTTGAATTCTAGTGAGATTTTTTATTGCAACATAATGCAACTTATGTTAAATTCTAAAAGAGTTACCTGAAAAATTAGAGTTTTAAAAAAAATCAAAACGAAATAATCGTGCATTAAACAATGCAATCTAAAAATTACATAAACCTGAATTCG
This portion of the Halanaerobiales bacterium genome encodes:
- a CDS encoding nucleotidyl transferase AbiEii/AbiGii toxin family protein; translation: MNDPAASTLAKLKNKSKKLNLQFQQILVLFSQEELIRRISLSNYKENFILKGGYLIYSISEKSFRPTIDSDFLIVNHPLDIKNLKKVMNNVINQKTQYDYVKYEVKNYESITEQMKYNGIRVNLISKIKNTRTHINIDFATGDDYLIPEFKTRNLRTILEDFEKPNILTYSLESIVSEKLDSILYRMELNSRMKDYYDIYFLLNKYQFSGEKLKIAITKTLNNRNRNYSNDSIGSLNRLINNRQLKERWDNFCSKILNEYLNFDKIIEEIIIFLKAPYKAYYNSTSIDTFWNPNDKSYN